The DNA sequence GCCATTCTGGAGGCCTCGTGTTGCCAGTCCTCAGCAGAATCTTGAATGATACAGAGCGAATCTATCCAAAGATACGGAATACCAAGTACCCGAGCCACCTTGATAGCGTCGAGAAAGGTCTTTGGAAGATCGGCTGGCAGTGAAGTGGTATAGTCCTCAACATTAgcggtggtggtcttggtCGGAGTGCTTCCTCCCCAGCAGTGACTGAGAGCCGCATAGTATGCTTGCTGGTCAGGTTCAGTTATCACTAGCCGCGGTGGCACTTCATCATCCCCGACTGATATGACACGGGTCGGGAGCAGTGGAGCAGTAGCCTTGGTGCAGTTTGCGTGTTTTCCCTCTGCTCTCACGCACATGCCAAGCCACTCGCGAGCCAATGCGACACAGCTTGAAGACAGGCCATATTCCGGGACATGAAAACCTCGACCAATTAGATCCCATGGGGCCGGGACATCACCTACAGAATTGGTCATTTGTTATCGCCTTGGAACAACGGGATACTGCGTAGGTATCTTACCTTCTAGGGTGTATAGCTGGAGAGTCTTTTCGGCGACTTCATGTGCAACAGGATCAGGGTAAAGATGCACGACCATGGGCCCAGGGTGCTTTGGCGGCTTGTATTCAATGAGTATTGATTCGTATAGGACATGAGGCATTGATGTCTCCTGCTTCAGAGCCGCAGACACGGCTTGCCATAAAACAGCGCAAGCGGAACAAGCAAGCGTCTTGATTGCAGATTCTCGAAGCTCAGAAAGCGCGACTTTTAAGCCTTCATTCATGTATTCATCTCCGAGGGCCAGCGAATGGCAGGTCGTGCAAGGTGTTGCCGTTGACAGCCCTGCCATTTTGTTGAGGGTCATGTTGATGTCGGAGACGCGTTATATGTAGATGGATGGTCTTCGTTACGCGTAAACTGTCGTACAACTCATCCCAGGATGAGGATTGAATAGTTAAAAGGGCTAGAAGCGCCCGGTCGGCTCCCTAGTTTCTCGGCGTTGAGTATTGTTCTGGGGTTGAAGTTTCCAAGCGAAGCGGGGTACAAACCCGAACATCTGAAGCATCAGGAGAACCCCTGACATCCTCGCATGAGCCAATCATAGCGGGTGAGGAACTCCACAAATGCCTGCCAATTACCATCCTTGAACCTCGTTGCTTTGCAGTGACACGCGACTGTGCTAATGACAGTTGCTTCAGTAGTAGTGTGGCTGCAATCATACTAACCCATGGCTTGTATTGCAAGACATTAGTTTAGCTGTCCCTCGTACCTAACATAGCCTCACTTCTTTCATAAGAACCTTCAAGGACCATCCACATATGCAGAGTGCGCATCACAAATAGGCAAAAAGTGAAGACCAGATTGAAATATTCCCGGCCGTGTACAAGCCAGAGTAATAACATCAATTAACAATTACTCATTAAATCTTTCCTCCATAAAAGTGTAAGAATACAGTAAACGGCGATAGCAGATGACCCGAAATGTTGTCAATCTACATCTCAGCCCTTAAACTACATCAAGAAAGCGCTTaaaggaggcggaagacaGCGACAGCAATGCCGGCAGCGGCAAGGAAGCTGGAAACAGAAGCAGAGTTGCCCTGGACCATGTTAGCTGTTGTATGCGGAGGTTTCTGGATGAGACACTTACCATGTTGACAGAGACGACAGTGGGCGCGGGCTCCTCGGGCTCGGCCTCACCCTGGCTGGGGGCAGCGCCAGAGGGCTGAGCGGGAACCTGGGAGGGAACGTGGACCTCGGTCTCGTGGGACTCGCCGTTTCCAGTGGGCTTGGtgggctgaggctgctcaGGGTTCTGGGTGGTGTGCTTGGtgacgacggcgatggcggtCGAGTTGCAGCCGTGGCAGGTCCAGGGGCCGGTGGGCTGGACGGGCTTGGTGgtgggcttctcctcgccctcggtgaCGGGGCAGATGGTGGTGGAGACGGCAACGGTCTTAGTGGTGACACTGCCGACGGGGCACTTGGTCACCTCGGGAGGGCACTGGGTGACGGTGTGGACCTCGGTGGCATAGAcggtgctggtggtgaaCTTCTGGGTGACGGGGCAGACAGTGGTGGAAATAGCGATGGTCTCGGTGGTGACGCTGCCGACGGGGCACTTGGTCACCTCAGGGGGGCAGCTGGTGATAGTGTAGGTCTCGGTGGCATAGAAGGTGCTGGTGGTCATCTCAGTGGGCTCGGGGCCGGTGGTCTCGACGGCAGAGGTCTCGCCCTCGGTCTCGGAAGCGGAGGTCTCCTCAGCACCGGAAGTCTCCTCAGTACCAGTGGTCTCAGCGCCAGTGGTCTCCTCAGCGCTGGTGGACTCGGCACCGGTGGTCTCGGCACCGGAAGTCTCCTCGGCAGTAGTCTCAGCAGAGGAGgtctcggcgtcgacggAGGTCTCAGCAGAGGTCTCGGCATCGGTCTCAGTAGGAGTCACCTCAGGCTCAGTGGTAGTGGTGACCTCAGGGTcctggctggtggtggtggcgggGCTCTACATCATATATCAGTATTCAAACTCCCCAATACCAGACCATGCTCAACTTACGGTAGGCTGGGTCAGAGGGGGGACGGTGATGGTGTAGCCGAGCTCTATATATCTAGTCAGCTTTACTGGTTGGCAATCAGACTGAGCCTCTATAAGTCTTACCAAGGCAGAGGTCGACACCAAAGGCGATGGCGTTGTTGGCAGTCGCCTCGTCAGGGCAGTCAGAGCGAGCGCACTGGATGAAGTAGTTCTGCATGCTGGGCATGTCACAGAAGCAGTAGTACATGTCGGGAAGAGTGCACTCCAGAGGAGGATGCTCAGTGATGACGTTGGTGAAGCAGTCGACctgttgagaagctgcgTTAGCTATTTACTCATCTGTGTAATCCCCCAggtggagaggagagccGGAGTGATGCGTACCGCGCAGAGGGGGAACTGGGCAGCGGCCACAGAGGCCAGGGACAGGAAGGTGAAGGTCTTCATGATGGTCGATTGCTCGGAATTATTGAAACGAGAGAAGCAAGTAGGCTTAGCGAGTGACTAAAGATGAAGcgttggcgacgaggagaacagTCTCTACaggtggaggaagaggcctGCCCTTATACCGCTCACTCGAGTTCAGCTGAAAGGGCCTCATCGCTTGGATCCGATATccccccatccatccaaagAACCCCCTGGTAAGACCCCCATCCTCACTTGTTGGTCCGAGTCACCGAAAACCCATGGCATGGTCGGGCTCGTCTCCACAAATGGTTAATAGCGTGCGTGACAATTTGACGCACCTTGCTCGATCCGTCCAGCCATCCGCCACGACCCCTGACATCTTTTTTATCTGATCATCTGATAATCTGATCCGATGCCCCGCGCATCGCCATCCATTGGCTgctccaagatcaagccAGGGCCGAGAGCCCCAAAAGCCTCGTGTAAGAAATTGATCCGTTCAAGCTTGCCTGCTTGGCATGCAGAAGCTGATGTGGGGAGGCCTTGTTTTTCACTCACCGGCACCGGAGTGATAACGACTTTTCTGCGCCTGCGCAGCTGGGCCGTTCTGCGTAGGGCCTCGGCATCCCCTGCGGCGTCCCAGGAACGGCTCAACGGTTGGACGATCGCGGCAGGCCCCTGGAGAGTGCACTGACTGATGACATGGCTCAAAGAGGAAACTCGTTTGTTGCCGAGATTGTCACCCTCTGATGCTCGTAAAGAAGAGTTTCGCGAGGTCACTTGTTGATGAATGATATGATTCAACCTTGGGATGTTAGCTGGGAGCCTGCCAAGTACAGCAGGAAGATGGACATCAAAATATTGACAACTTTCAAGTTGACGTCAATGCGCCGCCGTTGCCGCAAGCTGCTTTTGCAGCATCGCGAGATAAGATGCAACTACTGATCGCTTGAGAACTTTTATCAGCGTGACAGGCCACCAAAACAAGCGAGTGGGTTGAACGCAGGGGAGATCTCTTTTGGATTGGCTCCCTCGACCAGGGTGGCTTCTGCCAGCTCGCAAGGAGGGTGGCAAACGTTGGCTTTAAACTTGTTTAGCTTTGCCCGAGGATCCGAGGCCCCTCTTTTTGCGGATCTGGAGACTCAGACATGATGTTGTGTTCCTGCAGAAGGCTCAAGAACCATTCACAGCTACCCGGGACGCTCGGATGGAAATGATCAAGACTCATTGAGTTTAAGTTTGTTAAATTAAAGAAAAACGCCGAACCGCCTGCATCACGGCTGAGTCCACTCCTGACATGTTGGCTCAAAATAGTTACACAGACGACATATCTCCATACGCTGCCATAGAGTCCATCATCTAGGTAACCTTCTCCCAATATCCCTCACATGCCAAGTTCACCATGTGCttcaacccaacccaacgTATGATCTTACATAGACATCCCAGTGATGGTGCACAGACGCTCAAATGCTGCCTCTGATGATCCATCTCGCTTCCCCAGCTGTACGAGCTTGGCTCTTGTCATTGTCTTTATGAcagctgaggaggatgagccTCGAGAAACTCTTCAAGTGTGGAGAGCTTGCCCCGGGCGTTCTCAGCAGCCCACGCGACCAGGCTCTCGGAATCGGGACCAAAGTAGCCAAATTCTTCGTAGTACTGGAATGCCTCGACAAAGATCTCAGTCATGATGGGAACTTGCTTTGCGAATTCTTCCGGTGTAATCTGCTCGTATACGACCTTTTGACCTGTCACCTGAGACATGGTCGcggcaagctcctcaaggctGTACAGTCTCGTGGCGGCCGACAGCGTCTTGCCTTGGAACTTTTCCGGCTCAGCCAAGACGGCTCCCACGAATTTGCCCGAGTCTCCGACGGCGTCGATCAAAGGGAGTCTAGTCTGGGGGGACATGTGGGTGGAAACCACCCAGGTCCCATCGGGAGCTTGCCGGGGGGCCCAGAAGGGCTGAGAATGAAAGTTCTCCATAAATGATCCTGGGCGATAAAAGGCGCTCTTTACGGGAAGACTGCGAATGTACTGCTCCGCTTTCGCCTTGGCGTCAAAGGGTACGATCTTGGTGTATTTGCCGCCAGAGATCTCTGTGACGGATGGAAGAGTGCTGAAGATGATATATTGGACGCCCTTTTCAACTGCAACGTCGGCAATTCTTTTGGCACTGTTGTATTCGACGTCGAAGGCGTCAGGCCCGAAAGCCGGCGTGGTCATGGCAAAGACGGTGTGCACACCCGCCAAGGCGGTCTCAAGCGACGCTAGGTCAAAAGCATCGCCCTGGACGACCTCGACCCTCTCatcgagctccttggccttggccgagTTGACATCTCGGGTGATGGCACGGACTTTGTATTTTTGGGAGAGTTCTTGGTCGTTGAGCACGTAGTTGATGACTGAGCCGCCCTGCTGGCCAGTAGCGCCAAACACTGCAAGGATCTTGGACATTTTGGTGGTGTCGTAGGGTAAATGACGCAAGCAGATAAAAGTGTTGATTGTTTATGAAGAGCTCTCTACAACTCTAATGGCCTTTATTTAAGAAGATGAATACACACAGTTCGTCTGACAAATGAATAACGTTATGTAACGTTATTCAGGAGGCTTATTTGTaatcctcgtcgtctttcGTCCGTACTCCGTCCGCATGGATAATCATTGCAGGATATGGACACTAGCGGGCGCGATAATCAAGATGCAACTCACTTTTGTGATGATTAATGCTGCGGGTGGCAAGGTCAGCTCAGTCTAGCCTCACTTCATGGCAACGGGTCAATTGATTGAATGAATCACTGTTTCCACGTTACTCTGAGGACGCAAGTAATTATTCGTTAGAAGCTTCTTTTCTCACAACGAGAGGTTAGGCAATGTGGTGCACCGACTCAAACAGTCAGTCCAGAATCATGGACACTGAAAAAGCATTCAACAGAGCTCTGGCTCGGATGCCAATGTTATCTAGAGGTACCTAGGTAGTGGAGATCCAAGGGGACAATGCCAGTTTGATTCAGCCCTTACCTATAAATAGTGCCAGACTCAGTAATCTCCAAAGTGGAATAACGAATAATCATCCTGCCCAGTTCTTCAGTGTCTATCATAATTATAGCTTGCCTTTGGTATCTTACCGCAAAAGCTGCCCTAGCCCAGGAAGACAGCATCATTAAAGGATCCGTTGACTGGAGATTAGACTCATGGAATGGGATTGGAAATTTCATATCTGATTGAGCATATTTGCGACTTGAAGGCTCGTTACGGCTGTAGGCACAACTTCGTCTCTGCGCGGTGGCTGCAGCTAGCAGAATCTTTAGTTTTATGCGTGTCCTGCCATAGTAGGGATGGAGTTAACTTGGGATATTATGCGGAACCCTGCTGGTCTCAGACTGTCGTATCTCATCATAGATCAGACGACGGTACTATAATAACGACTAAGGCATATTATTATACAAGATCGATTGTTCTCTCGGTAATTGCCAGCGGATTAAGCCGTGTAATAGATTCAATGAACCCAATTCTCCTAAACTCTTCAAACTGTCCCCTCCGTTTCCCAGTTGCCTCTAAAATTAAGGCACATCCTGATGGATAGCCACTCTGCTGAGGGCTGTGAGTCCCGCTCCCAATCAGCAGACATGGGTGGTTCTGGATACTGATATCCCTATTGACCGTCGTATCCAGATAGGCGCGAGTCGGGTCGCGTAGACCATCGGTTGAATGTTCTGCCTTTAAAACGTTGTCTATGACATCGTGATCCGGATTAGTCCTGAGCCCAAGATCGGTGGTGAGGTTGAACTCTATAAAACTGCCGTGTAACCTCAGCTTTGCCCCCGACACTTGCCCTGATGTGTCCGCGCCATTGTTTTTCAATTTCCAGTTCTTTACTTGAATCTCTGAATCTATCAAGGGGAGGAACGTCACACGTTTTCCCACTGTCGCCCAGGACCATGAAGGTAGAGTATGAACCTTTTGGAAACTCTGGGAGAACGGTTCGGTTACCATCCAACACAAGTCTTGTGGTATAGAGTTCTCCCAAAGCCCTGCAATGTAATTCTCGCCGATGCGATGTTTCATACTCTCGGCAATGCCAGACAATGCAGGTAGCCTATCAGAAGGGTAGGAAAACAGAGTTCCGGCGTAGCTTTCAATGAACGAGCGCCAGCTAGCCTGGATATTGGAGTCGTCACCTTGGATATCTCTAAAGGCAGATATGAACTTATGATCGCTTCTCCAGACACGCATTACTTTCTCTGTGTGGAGTCCACTCACGTCTGCCTCTGTTGCTCGTAGCCGATGGCATTCCCATAAAACACAATTCGGCGTGAAATGTAGGATTCTGGTGGATAGGTATCGCTCCTGAGTTGCCCAACCTCTCTGAAGCAATGGGCTGTATTCTATCTCTTTGTTCCATTCGGGGGCCGTTAGTCGAACCGCAACTTCGTTGACGTTTCCATAAGACGACATCTCTTGGTAAACTAGGGGCTCTTTTGGCACTGATAGCCCTGGCCGTGGGAGAAACAATCCCTGGTCAGATGAGCTAGCACCTGTCGCGGCAAGGGTCAAGACAGAGTTTCGATAGTAGTGACCAAAGCGTGCCGCCTCGTGACCCCAATCCTCCTTGTGAGCTTTGTCTCTGGGACCTTTTGCCTGTAAGATGCAAAGGGCATCGACCCATAAGTACTTGATGCCCATCGTCCGAGTGAAGACAATGGCATCCTGAATCGTCCTGGGTAGTTTGGGCCAGGGGAGCATCCCCATCATGTCTTGGAGGTTTGACTTGGTGGCCTTTGGAAAATCGGTTACAGGGCCCCAGGCGTAACTCAGGGTCAAGTACTCGATGTCatttccatcatcttctgAGACAATATGCAACCTTGCGGGTTGCCCCTTCTCATTGTTTCCTACGTCGATGAGCCTGGTAGGTATGATCTTTTCCGATTCATGGCCGCCGATGGCTGTGAAATTCGCGCATGtgtcatggccttggcgacaGATGCCAAGCCAGTTTTTCGCATGTTCGACAATAGCTTCAATGCCTTGATCAGAATAGATGCTCTGTTCCGCATGTTCGGTCGACAGGAGGTGGCTTATTGGTTTGGGGGACCCCATCTCAAATACTCCAGGTAGGGGTAAGCGAGAATACTCTCTTCCAAGCAGTAAGTGCGCCCTCGAATTATTTTCGAGAccaaccatcatcatgggctTGCTAAAAGCGGTCACGTCGGCGACTTCGCTGTAAACGTTGGGTCTGATTTTGCTCATTTGGCGGAGAGAGTCCTGGTGGAAGTTGCTGACTTCCAATATGATCCGGTGCTCATCGCTGAATAGCAAGGCGTTGTTCCACTGATACAGGCAATACTGACGGGCAATTTGACAAAGGGAACAGCCAGAATTCGCAGATGAGTTCAGTGAAGAAAAAATTGGCGCGAGGTGTTCAGATGGAGCATCGTATATGGTGGCTTGGAGATAGGCCGAAAGAAATGACTGGCATGGAGAACATATCGGTCCTGACGCGTAGAACATGATGAAGGCTTAaaaggaggacaagaaggcctctgctggagatggatgagTGAGATTGCGGGTTATGGCCTTTGCTTGCTTATATACTTGTTGTGTTGGTTGGGCATGTGCTTGAGGCACCAGCTGCACATTGGCTCAACTTGCAGCCTGTCAGGAATCGCGAATTTGTAAAAGTGCGACTATGTCATTTATTTTGTCTAATTTAGTCTGGCAACAAAGATCCGCTTTGTGTGGCCTTTTGCCGCGTTCTACTGGTGATAATCGACGTTTTTCAGGTCTGTGTTGGCCGAGATTTGACCGCACTCCCACCAGTCGCCACGACAGCCAAGTAATTCGTTACTCTGTAGCCGGTAAAGTATTGAGGCCTATATCACATCACCTCTAATTAAATATGACACTAGGGTGATGAAAAGGGTAGGCAAATACGACGTTCAAGCGAACTAGGAACACAGTTAGTCACACCTCTGCCGCAAAGGCGAAATAATTAGTTTCCTAGCGATGGTCTCTACTATGCTGAGATGTTAGAAATCGCGGATAGACAACGATTTCCTATTACTTGAATAAAAACTAGCTTCTCAGCTCTTCTGGGATCCTTCTGCCGGGCAATTTGAGTGAGCGCAGTGATGAGCACGCTTACTCCCAGTTCCACAACAATGCCTTTCCACACGATATTACCGGCCCCTAAGTGAGATCGCATCAGGCAGATAAGTGCACAAGTTTATAACCCATAGGGTAAATAGCACATTCCGAGCATATCTATACGCTCAGAGCCTGACATCTCATCTCTATTCAGCGGTCCAGTCCAGCTGCGATAGACTTGCCGCCCTTATCCCGCCATCTCGTCCGGGCAGTCTCACCAGGCTGCACTGTCATGCTGCCCAGTAATAGCATACTCACAGTCTACAGCTCACTAGGGAGTCGCACTCTGGTGTCTACACATTGGCTTGATAGCAAGATATAAGTAGTGAGAAACGAAACATCTTTCTAACTTAACTCTATGAGCGACATTAGTCATCCTGCAATTGCAGACCTGTGAAAGGGGCTTAGGAACCCCTTTCAGAggtgagaagagagaagCATGCGAAGCACATTCagaagaaataatattaataggGGAGCTATAATTTCATGTGGTGAACTTACTACGGCTGTATGGGTATTTGTGTTTCTCTCTGAATCCTCATTAATAATCGAACCACTTCACATTGGGTCGATTATAGAGGCGTCACTGCATGCAGTTCTCGGTCTCAGTAGATGCAACACTGTTTAATCAACCGGTGAGAAATGAAGCTCATTCATGATTGAAACCAGATACCAAGATACCCGAGTTAAACTTGCTGTTGAGTTATCAACATGTTCGTCAATCTTGATACAAATAAACATTAGGTTAGCATTCAACAAGCGAAAACATGGGCGACCTGCACAAAAGCATAAGGCACAGGCCATTACTAGCCTTGGATAAAGCCGGAACAACTGCCGAGGCACTTTTCACGAGAGAAAATTCTTGTGAAAAGCATTGACCAGCCATAAGCTCGGTCAGATGACGGTCCGCCAAGTATTTACCCACGGTGATGAGTTAAGCAGGAGTTGGATGATGAGACGAGTGCTATGAAGTTGATCAACGTAGAAAGAAGGTGTTCCCGAGGTATCCGCAGGAGGTGCGCTTAGTttccagaaggagaaggtGGGAAGAGAGAAAGCAATTAAGGTGCGTTGGACACACGGACGACCAGATCAAGCATGGTGATCAAGTTGTTTGGGAGAGCTCGAATGCAGCATGGCATGACCCTGAAAATCAGATGTAAGGAACAAAAATACTCGTCGTTCGACTGGTGGGCGGGTaagcttctctttttttGCGGATACCCCGTCTCACAGTGGCACCAGCTTCAAGATTTGCGCGCTTGATCTCTGCCATTTTCAGGTAAGCATACGACAGAAAGACAAGATAAAGGGCGCCGATCCCGGAAGACATAGCGGGTCCGAGATGAAACGAGGAACAAAGAGTCTCTTTGTCTAATCCAGGGCCTCGGGTTCGTCCGTGGAAGCATGGAAGAGCACTAGAAGGCGACGTGGAAGCAACCAAACCCCTGATTTCCTTGACGTCAAAAGCGAGCCTCTTCTCCACTAAAAGCGgctccaacgccgcctctCAGGACCACGTGTGGGTTTCTGCTATGTAAGAGAGCCTCATGCCGAGACTTTTGTCTCCATCTTTCTACGTAAAAGAAActcttgaagaaggcgcGCCAGTTGGGAATTAAGCCGAGAAAGCTCCACATTGTCAGGAAGGTAAATAGCTGATTCTTGGCTGAGGGTGAGTGTTTGTTCAGTTCAGTTCCTTTTGGCAGAGTTTTTTCTACCGCGTCTTGCTCAAGACCTCCGGCTTGTACCGCCGAGTCTGCCTCCAAACTTGAACCGGACTCGGCGGACGGCTCCGGCGCCACCGGCCAACACACGGAGGCAACGGCCGTGCATTCCTTAGCCAAGACTGCAGGTTCATTTCAGGCaggtcaacctcatcaacggAGCGGCTCTCCACTTTTCGGTGCTCCATCCCGGCGGGTATGCCGGCATCACCGATGTCCAATCGGCCATGGTCCATTCATCGCCAAGCAGAGCCCCTCGTCTAACTGGCAATTTCG is a window from the Fusarium keratoplasticum isolate Fu6.1 chromosome 5, whole genome shotgun sequence genome containing:
- a CDS encoding CFEM domain-containing protein; amino-acid sequence: MKTFTFLSLASVAAAQFPLCAVDCFTNVITEHPPLECTLPDMYYCFCDMPSMQNYFIQCARSDCPDEATANNAIAFGVDLCLELGYTITVPPLTQPTSPATTTSQDPEVTTTTEPEVTPTETDAETSAETSVDAETSSAETTAEETSGAETTGAESTSAEETTGAETTGTEETSGAEETSASETEGETSAVETTGPEPTEMTTSTFYATETYTITSCPPEVTKCPVGSVTTETIAISTTVCPVTQKFTTSTVYATEVHTVTQCPPEVTKCPVGSVTTKTVAVSTTICPVTEGEEKPTTKPVQPTGPWTCHGCNSTAIAVVTKHTTQNPEQPQPTKPTGNGESHETEVHVPSQVPAQPSGAAPSQGEAEPEEPAPTVVSVNMGNSASVSSFLAAAGIAVAVFRLL
- a CDS encoding NmrA domain-containing protein produces the protein MSKILAVFGATGQQGGSVINYVLNDQELSQKYKVRAITRDVNSAKAKELDERVEVVQGDAFDLASLETALAGVHTVFAMTTPAFGPDAFDVEYNSAKRIADVAVEKGVQYIIFSTLPSVTEISGGKYTKIVPFDAKAKAEQYIRSLPVKSAFYRPGSFMENFHSQPFWAPRQAPDGTWVVSTHMSPQTRLPLIDAVGDSGKFVGAVLAEPEKFQGKTLSAATRLYSLEELAATMSQVTGQKVVYEQITPEEFAKQVPIMTEIFVEAFQYYEEFGYFGPDSESLVAWAAENARGKLSTLEEFLEAHPPQLS